In one Dreissena polymorpha isolate Duluth1 chromosome 7, UMN_Dpol_1.0, whole genome shotgun sequence genomic region, the following are encoded:
- the LOC127839534 gene encoding uncharacterized protein LOC127839534: MWKAAQLIVFALVLDQGQSAIDDVFRQVMEKNDGKKYSDWCRYKMKDSNRRLVKLNYDMVIDERTYKDVFRKDFKDQDVSCETYSVVSQTANRRRRIASVENRWPLEIQYQIDTGFDTNETIKEAMNQWSRHTCLHFVPWTDQYDRIIFSPNECLPIILHEIGHAIGLYHEQMRADRDNYLTVNYEYINQENHNQFDKLNASEYLDFNKPYDYQSIMHYGKRFFANPSDAISMEPIDKTYLDIIGEAQHLSFHDVQIVNAMYKCSEKCTNVECPKGAFVGKNCECFCQGPLKEPVRRCNDVFCEAPDIDLSKIGVYSIESVELTNLSGIRYPDGIVLIVENPRCSENGTGTYTCQSGQWVVDVNCKPDRCVYNTSRYDFKPNITANGYDQTTGYVNSGTIVHVECIEPKGIPGIPGYNSTCTDSIWVPELPNCDAEVRAELVDGPNKYSGRVEIIIGKHRGTVCDDSWDNKDASVICKMLGYG, encoded by the exons ATGTGGAAAGCAGcgcaattgattgtgttt GCTCTGGTATTGGATCAGGGACAATCAGCAATTGACGATGTGTTCCGACAAGTAATGGAGAAAAATGACGGTAAAAAATATTCAG ACTGGTGTCGATATAAAATGAAGGACAGCAACAGAAGGCTGGTTAAGCTAAATTACGATATGGTGATTGACGAGAGAACATACAAGGATGTTTTCAG AAAGGATTTCAAGGACCAGGATGTTTCCTGTGAGACATATAGCGTTGTTAGTCAGACTGCAAATCGTCGAAGAAGAATCGCAAGTGTGGAGAACCGCTGGCCCCTCGAAATACAATATCAGATAGACACAGGATTTG ATACCAATGAAACCATTAAGGAAGCTATGAATCAATGGAGCAGACACACGTGCTTGCACTTCGTACCATGGACAGACCAATACGACCGTATCATATTCAGCCCTAACGAGTGT TTGCCGATCATTTTACACGAGATTGGGCACGCCATTGGTCTGTACCATGAGCAAATGAGGGCAGACCGGGACAATTACCTCACTGTAAATTATGAATACATTAACCAGGAAAACCACAACCAATTTGACAAACTCAACGCGAGCGAATATCTCGATTTTAACAAGCCGTATGACTATCAAAGCATAATGCATTACGGAAAACGT TTTTTCGCCAACCCAAGCGATGCTATTTCAATGGAACCGATTGATAAAACGTACTTGGATATTATCGGAGAAGCACAACACCTCAGCTTCCATGATGTACAAATTGTGAACGCCATGTATAAATGCTCAG AAAAGTGTACTAACGTAGAATGCCCGAAGGGTGCATTTGTGGGGAAAAACTGCGAATGCTTCTGTCAAGGACCTCTAAAAGAACCTGTCCGACGATGCAATGACG TGTTCTGTGAGGCACCGGATATTGACTTATCCAAAATCGGAGTTTACTCAATCGAATCTGTAGAACTGACGAATTTGTCTGGTATTCGGTACCCGGACGGAATTGTTCTCATAGTGGAGAATCCCCGTTGCTCCGAAAATGGGACCGGCACATATACCTGTCAAAGCGGCCAATGGGTTGTGGATGTTAACTGCAAACCAG ATCGCTGTGTGTACAACACGTCCCGATATGACTTCAAACCGAACATTACTGCGAACGGATATGACCAAACCACGGGTTACGTAAACTCGGGAACAATC GTGCACGTTGAGTGCATCGAACCAAAAGGTATCCCAGGTATCCCAGGTTATAATTCTACTTGCACAGATTCCATTTGGGTTCCAGAATTGCCGAATTGCGATGCAG aagttCGTGCTGAGTTGGTTGATGGACCCAATAAATATTCTGGGCGTGTAGAAATAATTATTGGGAAACATCGCGGTACCGTATGTGATGATTCATGGGACAACAAGGATGCATCAGTCATTTGTAAAATGCTTGGATACGGGTAA